In Vigna radiata var. radiata cultivar VC1973A unplaced genomic scaffold, Vradiata_ver6 scaffold_147, whole genome shotgun sequence, one DNA window encodes the following:
- the LOC106778662 gene encoding uncharacterized protein LOC106778662, translating into MPPITFTNEDFHAPDPDQDDPMIIIAKIARYGVGKLLIDQDSLIVGFAGERVDTRGYFDLRTRLGTGWESEEKGVRAIVSTPHLTMKYLTSRGTIYTVRVDQKTTRECYAAGLKMYPKKARRKMNKLEVAMANLDPRTNTDGRLEPMGETLPVIIGKDASQTTTMASDLEEEVEKQLRVILWRNRDLFAWTATDMLGIHPSVMSHKLALFKEARLVAQKKRRMGEEKRKAVEAEVNKLKEARFVREVTYTTWLANVVMVKKANDKWHMCTDYTDLNKACPKDSHPLPSIDAQVDGAFGHKILSFLDAYSGYNQIPMYAPDREKMTFITEKANFCYEVTPFGLKNASATYEISYQLGRVVKGKALRPPTSQNQVDERKYPINLAGR; encoded by the exons ATGCCCCCCATCACTTTCACAAATGAGGACTTCCACGCACCCGATCCTGATCAAGATGACCCGATGATCATCATTGCCAAGATTGCACGGTATGGTGTAGGAAAATTGCTCATTGATCAGGACAGCTTG ATCGTGGGATTTGCGGGTGAGAGAGTGGACACCCGGGGGTACTTTGATTTACGAACGCGCCTAGGTACTGGATGGGAAAGTGAAGAGAAAGGAGTGAG GGCCATAGTCTCCACGCCACATCTCACCATGAAATACCTGACTAGCCGTGGCACAATCTATACCGTCCGGGTAGATCAGAAGACGACCCGGGAGTGTTACGCTGCGGGCTTGAAAATGTACCCAAAAAAGGCaaggagaaaaatgaacaaGTTAGAGGTGGCAATGGCCAACCTCGATCCTCGGACCAACACCGATGGCCGATTAGAGCCAATGGGAGAAACTCTACCGGTAATCATAGGTAAGGACGCCTCTCAAACGACTACCATGGCGAGCGATCTAGAGGAAGAAGTGGAGAAACAACTCCGTGTGATTCTGTGGCGCAACCGAGATTTGTTTGCGTGGACAGCGACGGACATGCTGGGGATTCACCCCTCGGTCATGTCCCATAAACTAGCTTTATTTAAAGAGGCCCGCCTAGTGGCCcaaaagaagaggagaatgGGTGAAGAGAAGCGGAAGGCTGTCGAGGCCGAGGTGAACAAGTTGAAGGAAGCCAGATTTGTACGAGAAGTTACATATACCACTTGGCTGGCCAATGTGGTCATGGTAAAAAAGGCCAACGACAAGTGGCACATGTGTACTGACTACACAGACTTGAATAAGGCCTGCCCCAAGGACTCCCATCCCCTTCCCAGCATCGACGCCCAGGTCGACGGGGCATTCGGGCACAAAATTTTAAGCTTTCTCGACGCATATTCTGGGTACAACCAAATACCCATGTATGCCCCCGACAGGGAAAAAATGACATTTATCACTGAGAAGGCTAACTTCTGTTATGAGGTCACACCCTTCGGGTTGAAGAACGCCAGCGCCACCTACGAAATCTCCTATCAACTTGGTCGGGTGGTGAAGGGAAAAGCCTTACGACCCCCAACAAGCCAAAACCAAGTTGATGAAAGGAAATATCCTATCAACTTGGCCGGGCGGTGA